The Deltaproteobacteria bacterium genome includes a window with the following:
- the fadI gene encoding acetyl-CoA C-acyltransferase FadI, with the protein MVAKKRLKPRAGRRACIVSGLRTPFVKSNGVFKDLTGLDLASQVVTELISRSNLDRDEVDQVIYGQVVAAVEAPNIAREIVLATALPRSVDAYSVSRACATGTQALVSAAMSIEAGDTDVTICGGVESLSKPPITLSDRFIKIIMEANGAKDGMSKAKAFSKLKLKDLVPKPPAIAEFSTGLTMGQAAEVMAKANGVTRESQDRLAETSHQNAAKAWDAGVYDNEVMEMLVGDSYEQSVQRDNLLRADTTYEKLSKLRPAFDRKYGTITAGNSSALTDGASALLVMSEAKAKALGYEPLAYVKSWGFAALDPGWQLLMGPSFASPLALDRAGMELADIDLVDMHEAFAAQMVSNMDAFASESFASEHLGRSKAIGAIAPEKLNVLGGSLALGHPFAATGGRQVLSMAHELRRRGSGTALITQCAAGGIGAAVIIERD; encoded by the coding sequence ATGGTAGCGAAGAAGCGTTTAAAACCACGCGCAGGACGAAGAGCTTGTATTGTATCCGGCCTGAGAACACCGTTCGTTAAGTCCAATGGAGTCTTTAAAGACCTCACGGGATTGGATTTAGCATCTCAAGTGGTGACCGAACTGATATCCAGGAGTAATTTAGACCGTGATGAAGTCGATCAAGTCATTTATGGCCAGGTCGTAGCAGCGGTTGAAGCCCCGAATATCGCGCGTGAGATTGTATTGGCTACGGCGCTTCCGCGCTCAGTGGACGCCTATTCAGTAAGCCGCGCTTGCGCGACGGGCACTCAGGCACTGGTAAGTGCGGCGATGTCGATCGAAGCAGGCGATACGGATGTGACGATTTGTGGTGGTGTTGAGAGTTTGTCGAAGCCTCCTATCACCCTGAGCGACCGTTTCATTAAAATCATCATGGAAGCCAACGGTGCCAAGGATGGCATGTCGAAGGCTAAGGCATTTAGCAAGCTTAAGCTTAAAGACCTCGTTCCGAAGCCTCCTGCGATTGCAGAGTTTTCGACAGGTTTAACCATGGGGCAGGCCGCTGAGGTTATGGCTAAAGCCAACGGTGTAACCCGTGAATCACAAGACCGTTTGGCCGAGACTTCGCATCAAAACGCCGCAAAGGCCTGGGATGCGGGGGTTTACGACAATGAAGTCATGGAAATGCTGGTTGGAGACTCATACGAACAATCGGTTCAGCGTGACAATCTATTGCGGGCAGATACCACATACGAAAAGCTGTCAAAGCTTCGACCAGCCTTCGACCGTAAGTACGGTACGATTACTGCCGGTAATAGCTCAGCCCTTACCGACGGTGCATCAGCGCTTTTGGTCATGAGTGAGGCCAAAGCCAAAGCCTTAGGTTATGAGCCGTTGGCTTATGTGAAGAGCTGGGGATTTGCCGCGCTTGATCCAGGCTGGCAGTTACTAATGGGCCCATCTTTCGCGTCGCCTTTGGCGCTTGACCGCGCAGGGATGGAGCTAGCGGACATCGATCTGGTCGATATGCATGAGGCATTCGCGGCTCAGATGGTCTCCAATATGGATGCTTTCGCATCTGAGTCTTTCGCCAGCGAACATTTAGGTCGTTCTAAGGCTATTGGAGCCATAGCGCCGGAGAAGTTGAATGTCTTGGGCGGATCTTTGGCTTTGGGACACCCATTTGCTGCGACCGGTGGTCGACAGGTTCTCTCAATGGCTCACGAACTTCGACGCCGTGGAAGCGGTACTGCCTTAATCACGCAGTGTGCTGCGGGTGGCATCGGTGCCGCTGTTATTATCGAACGCGACTAA